The DNA region TATACAAAAGCAAAGTAGAAATGAATTAcaagataaaaaggaaaataattagaCGGTGAGTTGATGTTGAACGAGCAGcggtgttttttctttttgggggagGGTTGGTTGGTCATTTGATCCGACGGCAGAGAGTGATGCCATCACCAACAGGAAGCATGCAGATCTCAATCCTAGGGTCGGCAGCAAGGGCCTTGTTGAGCTCCAAGACGAAGTCTCTGTAGTATCTAACATACTTGCGAAGTGGCGCATCGGCAGGCGCCACGACAGAGCCGTTCCAGAGGGTGTTGTCGTAGCCGATCAATCCCCCGACCTTCACGAGGTCAATTAGCCTCTTGTGATAGTTGATGTAGTTGTCCTTGTCCGCGTCCACGAATATGAAATCATATGTTCCATGGTTCTTTTCCTGTGGTTCACCAAACATATAGCTTAGCTTTCAAGACTTTATGATAATTTTAGGCACGACGTcgttattttatcttatcaaatGAATGGTTTTGCAAGATTCTTAAATAAgtcttcaaaattaaaatttaatttattattgaaGTTTGAGAGAGGTGTAGTCCCCGAGGCCCAAGGCAATACCTGAGTCTGCTCGGATGCACACACGTAACAAGATGGTATCAacctttttttatgatttttggggAATGAGTTCGCCCGTAATGGTTTGAATGGTATCAAACTATCTGAAAGGcggtatctttattttatttttttctaatttttgcagaaaaatttatgatttttttataagttcaaAATGTTTACGAACAGTGAAAGTAATGGGGCTCGAGAAATTTACATCTTCAACCAAAAGGTCAAGAACTGGGAGAGCAGGGCCTTCTTTGAATTCGATCTTGTGGGCAACACCGGCTTTTTCGATGATGGGCAGGCCTAGCTCGTAATTTTCTCTGTTGATGTCCATGGCCAGGATCTGTGACAAtcaaaaatagaatattattattacttttttttaacttttttgggCTGTTTGGTTGAATTTGAGAGGCCATcttattgttattattgatgattgGTAAGTTATGAAATTTCTTACCTTTCCATCGTCAGGAATCGCTAAGGCTGTAGCGAGGAGGGAGTAGCCGGTGTAGACACCGATCTCCATGGTGTTCTTGGCATTGATGAGTTTGAGTAGCATGTTCAAGAACTGGCCTTCATCGGCTGAGGTGGTCATGATGTTCCTATTTTACCATTCAAACCATATTGACATTAAAAAGacataaaatattcattttcattaatcatttaaaTTCATTGTTTCTTACTAAATTGAACTTTTGAGGGTCATGGTACCAGAATTGGTCTGAGATGGAAaggaaaaaacataaaacagagATAAGGAATCTTAATCACGAAACTCACCATGGATGCTTGGCAGTCACCTCTCTAAGCTCCTTCATGGGTTCAGGCTCTCTCGGGTAGACACTGGTCTCCAATATATACTACAAAACCATACCCAAAAACCAGAAACAGTCTTTTAAAACCAGAAATGGAAGATCGAtaattgaaataataataataaaaagctaCAAAAGCCCGCTAATGGTATAAATtgattctctttcttttcccttttcaatGTTTTCATCCGTTGGGGGCGTTAATACATGAAAGCTTTGATGGAAACACATGTACCTGGTAAAGAGCATCACTCTGCAAAAGGCTCTTGTGACCAACCTCCTGGTGCCTCCCGGCTTGGTTTTGATTTTCTTCTCCCTTGGAAGCCATTGGTGTAATAccttttcttgttcttcttcttcctcttatcTGGCCTTTTGATCTCTGGACTTTTGCTCACCGATTAACAGTTAAGCCTGAGCTGAGAAGAGGAAAGAGGAGGGGTATATATGGGGACAGAGGAATCCGGTTTGAACCGGATGGCGGGTGTTTGGACCGCCCGCCAAACCGGTCGGGGGTGGGTGAGACACTGCAAATGTACCATGAGTCTTGCTCGAGGTCCCACTCGCTGGGGCCAATAttatattgttttggaattagAAATTTTGGATTCATCGCCCGTGGACCCCTGGTCTCAGTTGGGGTCTTTTTCGGCTCGCGAGGAaggatttaaaatattttgtgtaCTCCCATTTTGTAGCTTGCATCTGCTCCGcttttacttaaataaaataaaatatgtgtcATAATTACgtaaataatgtataattattttaaaaaaatataaatttattatttaaaaatttaattaattttttttaagtgaatcCAATATTaactcatttattttaataagattttacGGGCACTTAAACACTCaacgactataaatatcatttttcataaaatatagagtcaaaattcaagtttttttattttaatatcatctaaaattattagttactttacaaatttaaatgaataaagaaatataaatttaatcatttatattttttatttaaccgTTACTACGCTGTAAACCAATAAAAtgcttgataaaaatcaatAGATAATTTTCAGGAATCAGAATTCAAGGTGTCTGTCCGATCCGTGTGTATagtaatagataaataaatataatacaggTATTTGCCTTATCGGACCCGCAAGCTGTTTGGTGGAATGATACACGTGGCAATTTTAAATTGAAGTGCGGTTGGTGGACAAGACTAGGCAAAGAGTCGGTAGGCCGTGCCTAAACTTTTGTAAGATTTTACTGCAGTCTACCGTGGAAAAAGTAATGTGATTGTTTAATTGTTgtgcattatttttatttttaaaaagaattatatttttaataaaaaattacttttttacataaattttatatttactctttcttttttttaaaagaatgtatgatataattgtaaatattatttatattttatcaatttattttttgtaaaatggttTTGAGAGTGAGTTCTGAAAATTCCACTTCATCAATACGTAGAGAATGACCTTACAGTGTACTACTCAATGCTTTGAATACCGTATCGGAtggcgtaccggtcaaggcattggaacgaaatatttcgatactggtattgtttcgtgtaccgtttcgggataatcgatatataaataaattatatgtataaatataaataaataaattatattataaaataatagtttatatatgaataatttatacataaatacatatatataaattataaataatctggTATAAATtgggggtcaaaaaataaacttgtagtttgaaaaaatgaaaaaagaaaagaaaagtagaaggccgaaataccggccggtacgggccGGTACGTAGGCtggtacaggccgaaatatcggccggtacgaccggtaccggccggtacggccggtacggccggtattCAGACCGGTACGAAATATGTGCAATATCTGTACTAGACCGGTGACCGGTACGGAATATTCTACCATTCTGACTGGTAcggtacggtatttaaaacCATGGTACTACTTCACACAAACGGTGGTGAAATATcggatttgaaaaagaaaattacaaggAAATATCTAAATCAAGGTTGGTTCATTGTTAGGTGAGGTATAAGGGCGAGGCCATATGCTTGAAGTTGAAGTCAAAGCAAATAGGCAAACCGAACAACTTGAACAAGCCGCCACAACCAAAACCTACGGAAATGGGCGGTGGTTGTGTGGGGAAGACATAAGGCATAAACTAGCCTCCTTTTTGGAGTGATTGACCAGCTTCATTGACCTTTCATGGAGGTTTCTTTGGAGGAAGTTTCCTGGTTCAATTCAGTCTATAAATTTGACTGAACATGTGAGagaaacatatatttttaaaagtttaatttcaaaaaaaaaaaaacatataaatttaaGATGGACGTGAGAAGTTTATAGCCAGATCAGTTCTTTTTCCCATTATTTCTTGATTTATTTGTTGAGGACGTCTTGTTTACTGCACGTCTAATGCATGCAGTGTTTTTCATATCTATTCATGCATGACAAGTCAACACATTGATAGGATGTTGAGGTATATGCTATCCATATCTGTGTTGGGCAGAAATGAAGACAAAACATTACTCCattactgatttatttattcaGAGGAAAGAAAAGGTTTCTTCATTGGagtcaaattaattgaaaatagTGAAAGGCTGAAGGTCAGTGTGGGAAATTGGGAATAGAAAAAAGGCAAAAGATAAAAGTCGGAAAATGATAAACATTTTACACAACAACGTTTAAAAAAatgggtatttttgtaaactactttataaaattaaaatcactttacaaaaatactcttattttaCAACGTGTTGTgtaaattattgtaaaatacGTTGTCTATATCATTTATCTTTCGACAATGGTTGGGTAGTTGAACATAGGTCACAATGTGGAGTTCCGGTTGTATCAAGTATGCAAGTTCTCTACAGCCACCCTGTAAAAAAGTTAGATTACACCgtgaaaaatgtaaaaagattttttttttttttttgggccctacatttttttaataaaaggtcTATGCAAGCTTTCAGCCTTGCATACCTGCGACTTGTATcgtatttttttccttcttttctcctCTGGAAAAAATAAGGATTTGGAGTTTCAACATAAATATCAAATATGAGGTTATATTATAAAACTTATTTCCTAGACAATGTGAAATCCCCCTTCATGAAACTCTCATTTATCACCATTTTCATAGATATGAGGTGTCACAATCGAATCTTGCATCTAACGACGCTGTTGAAAATCTATTTGGATGCAGGAAACAGAAAGAAATTCACATGTCTATGAAAATCTGGTTTAAAGTAATCTTTCCTTAAAAGTTTGAATCCAAAGACACGTACTGTTGCTAGTGTACGTATAGAACTTCAATGACAACTACCAAAACCAAGCAAAAACTACTCGCAGCAATATAAACAATATTGTCATCTACAGCCACTTTTCAATTCTGCAGCAATTATGACAAAGACTAATAAATTATGATCTAATTTACTGTATTccattacacaaaatataatggTTACACCACACTACAAAAACATTCTCATAAAGCCTTAATCGTAAAAATCTTTTCAATCCTTCTCGTCAATGAAGTCAGTGGACATAATGGTTTTCGATGATCTTACATTTTGGATATCCCATGGTTTATTGCCCACAAAGGAACATAAGCAAGAAGAACGCGAAATGTTCTTAGTTGACGACTAATAAATCAAAAGAGTACATAAAGTTAACCAGACGTACCAATCTAGTGAGATCCTAGGAACCAAATACATACTGTCATTACGGAGATAGTAAAGCATGAAGGGGAACCATATTGAAGTTCTCATTTCTAAACAGCATTTCAATATCCACATGTTCTCTTGTCACTGAAAAGCTGAGAGAGATTTTGTAAAACCCATATCAGAACTAGAAAATTAGATAGACGAGCTTTTTTGGCCCTCAAAAAGTTGAGAATTATCTACCCATGTCCAGTACATGttaattttagagagagagagagagagagagagagagagagagagagagagagagagagagagagagagagaatcgtcTGCATTGCTAAGGATTCTGAAGTGTTTGCATCTTAACAAATCAATTGGGGAGCAAATGGAACAACTGGAGCTACAGGCAAGAAAGGTTCTATAAtcttcttttctaaaaaatcttaattacCAATCTCAAAAATGTTGATCAGAATAGGGGTCACCCACGCCTTTCCAAAATTCACAAGAAGCTGACTCATGATTAGTTTTTAAACAGCACCAAACCAGGGAGACCAACAGAGAACAAGCTTAATCACTTGACTCTTTTGCTCTCCTAGCCAATGCACTTCTGATAACATAGGCCTTGCTGTCAATCAAATTCTCCTCCAACCCACTATCTTTATAGCAGCGAGTGCTCTGATCACAATCCCCCGACCCATCCCACAATGCCGTATAGTCCTCTCTCATTAGCAACGCATTATGAAGCATCGAACAAGCACCAATATAAGCAACAGCATTCTTAAACTCCTCCTCTATAGGCCGGCTCAAAACGCCCCAATTCTTCAAACTAGCAATGGTTTTAAGTGCCGGAACACGCATCAAACCATGCGCCTTATTGAAATTCTCTTCGCAAGAACCCGGCAAAGCGTCCACATATGGTACCATTAACCAAGGAAGCAAAGGGTACCCACCACTTCCAACCAAATACTGATTCACAGCCACCTCATTTATAGTCACTGAAAGTGAATTTAGTAACATTTCGTCTTCA from Carya illinoinensis cultivar Pawnee chromosome 6, C.illinoinensisPawnee_v1, whole genome shotgun sequence includes:
- the LOC122312350 gene encoding caffeoyl-CoA O-methyltransferase 5 — translated: MASKGEENQNQAGRHQEVGHKSLLQSDALYQYILETSVYPREPEPMKELREVTAKHPWNIMTTSADEGQFLNMLLKLINAKNTMEIGVYTGYSLLATALAIPDDGKILAMDINRENYELGLPIIEKAGVAHKIEFKEGPALPVLDLLVEDEKNHGTYDFIFVDADKDNYINYHKRLIDLVKVGGLIGYDNTLWNGSVVAPADAPLRKYVRYYRDFVLELNKALAADPRIEICMLPVGDGITLCRRIK